Proteins co-encoded in one Arthrobacter alpinus genomic window:
- a CDS encoding HAD-IA family hydrolase, protein MTIPDDASARNGSPRRFRVDAVLFDLDGTLIDSTPATERAWRLWGEQMGLENFSYGAHGIPAQALVEQFIEADRQSDAFELIKSLEMADTTGVVRKDGAVELLGSLPDGAWTIVTSCTSGLAQTRMRAAGIAEPALMVTADHVTHGKPHPEPFLLGASRLGVDINRCLVVEDAPAGLASGRAAGAVTLAVAGTSAATELDADHRVGSLSAVSAEVLPDGQIQITLH, encoded by the coding sequence ATGACGATTCCTGATGATGCCTCTGCCCGGAATGGTTCACCGCGGCGTTTCAGAGTTGATGCCGTGCTGTTCGATCTGGACGGCACACTGATTGATTCAACGCCTGCCACAGAACGTGCCTGGCGCCTGTGGGGCGAGCAGATGGGGCTGGAGAACTTCAGCTACGGGGCTCACGGAATTCCTGCACAGGCCCTCGTAGAGCAGTTCATCGAAGCAGATCGGCAGTCTGATGCGTTCGAACTGATCAAGTCCTTGGAAATGGCCGACACCACTGGTGTGGTCCGCAAGGACGGAGCAGTGGAACTACTCGGGTCCCTACCGGACGGGGCTTGGACCATAGTCACCTCGTGCACCAGCGGGCTGGCACAGACGCGCATGCGTGCAGCAGGCATCGCTGAACCCGCGCTCATGGTCACCGCCGATCACGTCACCCACGGCAAACCGCATCCTGAGCCGTTCTTGCTGGGAGCCAGCCGGCTCGGGGTAGACATCAACCGCTGCCTGGTCGTGGAGGACGCGCCTGCCGGGTTGGCCTCGGGCCGTGCCGCCGGTGCCGTGACACTGGCGGTGGCGGGCACTAGCGCCGCAACCGAGCTCGACGCCGACCACCGGGTGGGTAGTCTGTCCGCGGTCAGCGCCGAGGTGCTTCCGGATGGTCAGATCCAGATCACCTTGCACTAG
- a CDS encoding class I SAM-dependent methyltransferase, whose amino-acid sequence MVNYSRAYRSYGRRDTPWERYAKVSGERISQVFEQELEGREEPFGRALDLGCGRGTYSPELAALGWDVTGVDAAPEAIAGAKARGDAAVRYVLGDATQLSLAELGTFDLFVDIGCFQGLGRQQRQAMGTGVTSLANPGATMLMLAFAWTRFRSMIEGVSQTEIEAAFPAWALLTVWPAPTAGLGWPMDRTSPQWYRMQLRSESA is encoded by the coding sequence ATGGTGAACTATTCGCGGGCATATCGTAGCTACGGGCGGCGCGACACACCCTGGGAACGCTATGCCAAGGTTTCAGGTGAGCGCATCAGCCAGGTGTTTGAGCAGGAGTTAGAAGGGCGTGAAGAGCCATTCGGCCGGGCACTTGATCTCGGTTGTGGCCGCGGCACCTACTCTCCTGAGCTGGCTGCGCTCGGGTGGGACGTTACAGGAGTTGACGCCGCCCCGGAGGCGATCGCCGGGGCGAAAGCCCGTGGCGATGCAGCAGTGCGTTATGTCTTAGGCGATGCAACGCAGCTTTCGCTCGCGGAGCTGGGCACCTTCGATCTGTTTGTCGATATCGGCTGCTTCCAAGGTTTGGGCCGCCAACAGCGTCAAGCCATGGGGACCGGTGTCACTTCTCTTGCCAACCCCGGCGCCACCATGCTGATGTTGGCGTTTGCTTGGACACGGTTCAGGTCCATGATCGAAGGCGTGTCCCAGACAGAAATCGAGGCAGCCTTCCCGGCCTGGGCGTTGCTCACGGTCTGGCCAGCACCCACGGCAGGCTTGGGCTGGCCCATGGACCGGACCTCCCCACAGTGGTACCGGATGCAGTTGCGCTCAGAATCGGCCTAG
- a CDS encoding acetoacetate decarboxylase family protein, translated as MQGDRRVAYPPEPWLLEGDFAVGVFLVPLREIPAHVLDHLPAGAHPLVLAGRAVVGVAAVRYNPKGVLAYDELLVALPVVHRARLGVTIPQIWVSSPASRAGGRALWGIPKELMTAHRRNSGRRLQALYRAESRAILAEMSVRVRRSLPGRWSLPLPTVQRAPEEFIRSSTFIRSSNAVRGGLHLAYTEWTFGSQLSWLQGRRPVLGAAITQASVVFGARVRR; from the coding sequence ATGCAGGGTGATCGGAGAGTTGCCTACCCGCCGGAACCATGGCTTCTCGAGGGAGACTTCGCTGTTGGTGTGTTCTTGGTGCCCCTCCGTGAGATCCCGGCCCACGTGCTGGACCACCTGCCAGCGGGGGCGCACCCGCTAGTGCTGGCGGGCCGGGCAGTGGTGGGAGTGGCCGCTGTGCGGTACAACCCCAAGGGTGTTCTCGCCTACGACGAGTTGCTCGTCGCGCTGCCAGTGGTGCACCGAGCTCGCCTTGGGGTGACTATCCCACAGATTTGGGTGAGTTCCCCGGCGTCGCGCGCTGGAGGACGGGCACTGTGGGGAATACCCAAAGAGCTTATGACGGCACATCGCCGCAACTCCGGGCGCAGGCTGCAGGCGTTATACCGCGCCGAGAGCCGTGCCATCCTCGCGGAGATGAGCGTACGCGTGCGCAGGAGTCTCCCCGGCAGGTGGAGCCTGCCGCTGCCTACAGTGCAGCGTGCGCCCGAGGAATTCATCCGGTCCTCGACGTTCATCCGGTCCTCGAACGCCGTGCGGGGCGGTCTGCATCTGGCGTACACGGAATGGACGTTTGGATCGCAGTTGTCCTGGCTCCAGGGCCGCCGCCCTGTCCTGGGTGCCGCGATTACCCAAGCTTCCGTCGTCTTTGGCGCACGCGTCCGGCGCTGA
- a CDS encoding AMP-dependent synthetase/ligase, with amino-acid sequence MTETIDTQFLQHLAPSLGVMLRRRVESTPDLEAYRYLRGADWVSVTWAETAVAVDEVAAGLLALGLEKEDRVAIVANTRYEWLLADLGVMCAGGATTTIYPTTSAEDAAYILADAGCRFAIVEDAEQLGKITSRAGNLEKIISIDAVAGTMSLAEVLDLGREHLAEVPDAVTVATDAIGHSDLATLIYTSGTTGRPKGVRLTHHCWVYEGEALKALGFLRTDDVNFLWLPMSHSFGKVILSAQLAVGFTTAIDGRVDKIIENLAVIKPTFMGAAPRIFEKAYGKILSTQAAEGGLKEKIFRSAFAVGAECERRTAAGERIGIGLALRHRLFDKLVFSKVRERFGGRVRFFISGSAPLNREIAEWFNSAGILIIEGYGLTETTAGAFCGRPVDNKFGTVGRALPGSDVRIGEEGEIQLRGPHIMSGYNNLPSETEAAFTDDGWLRTGDQGSLDSEGFLTITGRIKDLIKTSGGKIVVPGAVEATFKALCPYVSQILVFGDTHPYCVALITLDPDSIAAWCKENGVAAPSYADQVATPAVHALVDGYITQLNVRVNKWETIKHWAILETDLSIEGGELTPSMKVKRGLVETAQAERIEAMYAG; translated from the coding sequence ATGACCGAGACAATTGACACCCAATTCCTGCAGCACCTCGCACCGTCGTTGGGGGTGATGTTGCGACGCCGTGTGGAAAGCACCCCAGATCTCGAGGCTTACCGCTACCTGCGAGGTGCGGACTGGGTCTCGGTGACCTGGGCTGAGACCGCAGTGGCGGTTGACGAGGTGGCGGCGGGCCTGCTCGCCCTCGGACTGGAGAAGGAGGACAGGGTCGCGATCGTTGCCAATACCCGTTATGAGTGGCTCCTGGCCGATTTGGGGGTGATGTGTGCCGGGGGAGCCACGACCACCATCTATCCGACGACGTCGGCCGAAGACGCCGCCTATATCCTGGCTGACGCTGGGTGTCGGTTCGCGATCGTCGAGGACGCCGAGCAGCTCGGGAAGATCACCTCGCGTGCGGGCAATCTTGAGAAGATCATCTCGATAGATGCCGTAGCGGGCACCATGTCGCTCGCTGAGGTGCTTGATCTTGGCCGCGAACACCTCGCCGAGGTCCCCGATGCGGTCACGGTCGCGACGGACGCCATAGGCCACTCCGACCTCGCCACCCTCATCTACACCTCGGGCACCACGGGCCGGCCAAAGGGCGTGCGGCTCACCCATCACTGCTGGGTCTACGAGGGTGAGGCGCTCAAGGCGCTAGGGTTCCTGCGAACCGACGACGTCAACTTCTTGTGGCTGCCGATGTCGCACTCATTTGGCAAGGTCATCCTCTCGGCGCAGCTCGCTGTCGGCTTTACGACGGCGATCGATGGCCGCGTCGATAAGATCATCGAGAACCTGGCCGTCATCAAACCCACGTTCATGGGCGCTGCTCCTCGAATCTTCGAGAAGGCGTATGGCAAGATTCTCTCCACCCAAGCCGCGGAGGGTGGCCTCAAAGAGAAAATCTTCCGCAGTGCTTTTGCGGTGGGTGCGGAGTGCGAACGCCGCACGGCAGCGGGGGAGCGCATCGGCATTGGGTTGGCGTTGCGGCACCGACTCTTTGATAAGCTCGTCTTCTCCAAGGTGCGCGAACGATTCGGAGGGCGCGTGCGGTTCTTCATTTCCGGTTCCGCGCCACTGAACCGCGAGATTGCCGAATGGTTCAACTCCGCCGGGATCCTGATCATCGAGGGGTACGGGCTCACCGAAACCACGGCCGGAGCCTTCTGTGGGCGGCCTGTCGACAACAAATTCGGCACCGTCGGGCGCGCCTTGCCAGGCTCAGATGTTCGGATCGGCGAAGAAGGTGAGATCCAACTGCGCGGGCCGCACATCATGTCCGGCTACAACAACCTCCCCAGCGAGACGGAAGCTGCCTTCACCGATGATGGCTGGTTGCGCACGGGAGACCAGGGCTCGCTCGATTCCGAGGGTTTCCTGACCATCACAGGACGCATCAAGGACCTGATCAAAACATCCGGCGGCAAGATCGTCGTCCCTGGCGCGGTAGAGGCCACGTTCAAGGCGCTGTGCCCGTACGTCAGCCAAATCTTGGTCTTCGGTGACACACACCCGTACTGCGTCGCACTGATCACCTTGGATCCCGACTCCATCGCGGCATGGTGCAAAGAGAACGGGGTGGCAGCACCAAGCTACGCCGATCAAGTGGCAACACCTGCGGTACATGCGCTCGTGGATGGCTACATCACGCAGCTGAACGTTCGCGTCAACAAGTGGGAGACCATCAAACACTGGGCCATCCTCGAGACAGATCTTTCCATTGAGGGTGGCGAGCTGACGCCGTCCATGAAGGTCAAACGGGGTCTTGTGGAGACGGCTCAGGCCGAACGGATTGAGGCGATGTATGCAGGGTGA
- a CDS encoding acyl-CoA dehydrogenase family protein — protein sequence MKSTFYTEDHEAFRESVREFLRREVEPHYETWENERLIPRDVWLRAGTHGMLGLAVPEEFGGGGEPDYRYRFIFAEEVARTAVTSFGVGIGLQEDILIPYMLDLANDEQKRRWLPGMADGRIIGAIAMTEPGTGSDLQGIRTRAVRDGDQWVLNGAKTFITSGIHADLVIVVAKTDPEAGSRGFSLFVVEAGDPGFSRGRKLDKIGLSAQDTAELFFTDVRLGEDRLLGKLGGGMRYLMERLPRERLSIAVAGVAASEAAVRWTLEYVHERTAFGQKIGDFQNTRFVLAELETETDVTRAYVEKAVLALNEGELTAVEASKAKWWASELQVRATTRCLQLFGGFGYMLEYPIARAYRDARIQTIYGGTTEIMKEIIGREQAARYTTQ from the coding sequence ATGAAGAGCACCTTCTACACCGAAGACCACGAGGCGTTTCGAGAGAGTGTGCGCGAGTTCCTGCGCCGAGAGGTGGAACCCCACTACGAAACGTGGGAAAACGAACGCCTCATTCCCCGCGATGTGTGGCTGCGTGCGGGAACTCATGGAATGCTCGGGCTCGCTGTGCCTGAGGAATTTGGTGGCGGTGGCGAACCCGATTACCGCTACAGATTCATCTTCGCCGAAGAGGTGGCGCGCACTGCGGTGACCTCATTCGGCGTCGGGATCGGTCTGCAGGAGGACATCCTGATCCCTTACATGCTTGATCTTGCCAACGACGAGCAGAAAAGGCGCTGGCTCCCAGGCATGGCAGACGGGCGCATCATCGGTGCCATCGCCATGACCGAACCAGGGACAGGGAGCGATCTGCAAGGCATCCGCACCAGGGCCGTGCGGGACGGGGATCAATGGGTCCTCAATGGCGCCAAGACGTTCATTACCAGCGGCATCCATGCGGATCTTGTGATCGTTGTGGCCAAAACCGATCCGGAGGCGGGCTCACGCGGTTTCAGCTTGTTTGTCGTGGAGGCCGGCGACCCAGGGTTCTCCCGCGGGCGCAAACTCGACAAGATCGGACTGAGCGCTCAGGATACTGCGGAGCTCTTCTTCACGGATGTCCGGTTGGGAGAGGATCGCCTCCTCGGAAAGCTCGGTGGTGGCATGCGGTACCTGATGGAACGCTTGCCGCGCGAGCGCCTCTCCATTGCTGTGGCAGGGGTGGCTGCTTCTGAAGCGGCCGTGCGGTGGACGCTGGAGTATGTCCACGAGCGCACCGCCTTCGGTCAAAAGATTGGCGACTTCCAAAACACCCGGTTTGTTCTTGCCGAGCTCGAGACAGAGACTGACGTGACCCGCGCCTATGTGGAGAAGGCAGTGCTCGCCCTGAACGAGGGAGAGCTCACCGCGGTTGAGGCGTCCAAGGCGAAGTGGTGGGCCAGCGAACTGCAGGTCCGTGCCACCACCCGCTGCCTGCAACTTTTTGGCGGATTTGGCTACATGCTCGAATACCCCATCGCGCGCGCCTATCGGGACGCCCGCATCCAGACCATTTACGGTGGCACCACCGAAATCATGAAGGAGATCATCGGCCGCGAACAGGCCGCCCGCTACACCACCCAGTAG
- a CDS encoding alpha/beta fold hydrolase, which yields MTVAVHVGGAGPDIVLLHGLGSRWQIFTPIIGALEQHHRVHAFDLPGFGEQPYQPSLRPGIAGLADWVSAELQARGILSPHIVGSSMGAGIALELARRGIAGSVTAFAPIGFWNAAERRWCVGVLSVLRIAARAMPRLLGVALHTRAGRAVLLFPLFGRPAHVAPEAAIADLAALAASDGFAAARASFRKQRTIPAADGVPTTIVWGRRDLVLPARTQSRRACRVWGSAHHVLLDGCGHLPFSDAPERCVALILAAHPSSSTR from the coding sequence ATGACGGTCGCGGTGCACGTGGGCGGTGCGGGGCCTGACATTGTGCTCCTGCACGGCCTTGGTTCCCGTTGGCAGATCTTCACACCCATCATTGGCGCTCTCGAACAGCATCACCGTGTCCACGCCTTCGATCTGCCAGGGTTCGGCGAGCAACCGTACCAGCCGTCGTTGCGTCCCGGGATCGCTGGCCTCGCCGACTGGGTGAGCGCCGAACTCCAAGCGCGTGGGATCCTCTCACCACACATTGTGGGCAGCTCGATGGGAGCAGGTATTGCCCTGGAACTGGCCCGCCGCGGCATCGCCGGCAGCGTCACCGCCTTCGCACCCATCGGTTTTTGGAACGCTGCCGAGCGCCGGTGGTGCGTTGGCGTGCTGAGCGTACTGCGCATCGCGGCACGGGCCATGCCGCGACTGCTCGGGGTAGCGTTGCACACCCGCGCGGGCCGCGCAGTGCTGCTGTTCCCGCTGTTCGGCCGGCCCGCCCACGTTGCCCCTGAGGCAGCCATAGCCGACCTTGCCGCTCTCGCAGCCAGCGATGGTTTTGCCGCTGCGCGTGCCTCGTTCCGTAAGCAGCGCACCATTCCCGCAGCCGACGGCGTACCCACCACCATCGTGTGGGGACGCCGCGATCTGGTGCTTCCCGCCCGCACTCAGTCGCGCAGAGCCTGCCGCGTCTGGGGGAGCGCACACCATGTGCTTCTGGACGGCTGCGGTCACCTGCCCTTCTCCGACGCCCCTGAGCGCTGCGTTGCCCTGATCCTTGCAGCGCATCCCTCCTCCTCCACGAGATAA
- a CDS encoding FAD-dependent oxidoreductase, translated as MNDYDVVVIGSGFGGSVAALRLSEKGYRVGVIEAGRWFRDEELPQTSWRLRRYLWLPAARCFGIMRMTLLRNVLVVSGTGVGGGSLVYANTLYEPLDDFYRDPQWAHITDWKSELASHYDQAKRMLGVTTARATTAADALMRDLAADYGVSDTLHPAEVGVFFGDGPGVAAADPFFGGMGPARNGCTECGACMTGCRVGAKNTIVKNYLPLAQRAGASIHALTTVTDVQPIAGGRYRVSGHATGNPLKRASYTAEHVVFAGNALNTQRLLHRLKQRSLPRLSPRLGELSRTNSEAVLSARSSAADADMTHGTAITSSFYPDPQTHVEPVRYGRGSSLLALLNAHLVDPVEGIPRWRAALQTYRTLGWRAALRMHSVSRWAEQSVIVLVMQSLDNSLSTYLKRGLFGQRMTTRQGRGEPNPEWIPTAHRVARDLSRRVDGLAGGSSADLIGIPMTAHFIGGCVIGTSITEGVIDPYQRVFGYDGLHIADGSAVTANLGVNPSLTITAQAERAMSFWPNRGDADPRPRLGETYQRIDAVAPVSPVVPKTAPGALRLPVRLPLPVVRPEAVRAAAVRPEPGTP; from the coding sequence ATGAACGACTATGACGTCGTGGTGATCGGCTCCGGGTTCGGTGGGAGTGTCGCAGCGCTGCGCTTGAGTGAGAAGGGCTATCGCGTCGGTGTCATCGAGGCGGGCCGGTGGTTTCGTGATGAGGAACTCCCGCAAACCTCGTGGCGGCTGCGTCGCTATCTATGGCTCCCCGCCGCGCGCTGCTTCGGCATCATGCGCATGACGCTGCTGCGTAACGTTTTGGTCGTCAGCGGGACGGGTGTGGGCGGTGGATCCCTGGTGTACGCCAATACGCTCTACGAACCGCTGGATGATTTCTACCGGGACCCGCAGTGGGCGCACATCACTGACTGGAAGTCCGAGCTTGCCTCGCACTATGACCAGGCCAAGCGGATGCTGGGTGTCACCACGGCTCGCGCTACAACAGCTGCCGATGCTCTGATGCGAGATCTTGCGGCGGACTACGGTGTGAGTGACACGCTGCACCCAGCCGAAGTGGGCGTCTTCTTCGGAGACGGGCCGGGCGTTGCAGCCGCTGACCCCTTCTTCGGCGGCATGGGACCGGCGCGGAACGGCTGCACGGAATGCGGTGCATGCATGACTGGCTGCCGTGTCGGCGCGAAAAATACCATCGTGAAGAACTATCTCCCGCTTGCCCAGCGCGCCGGAGCCAGCATCCATGCGCTGACCACTGTGACAGATGTGCAACCCATCGCTGGTGGGCGCTATCGCGTCAGCGGGCACGCTACCGGCAACCCGCTCAAGCGGGCGAGCTACACTGCGGAGCACGTGGTCTTCGCTGGAAACGCACTGAACACTCAACGCCTTTTGCACCGGCTCAAGCAGCGGTCACTGCCACGGCTCTCACCGCGGTTGGGGGAGCTCAGCCGGACAAACTCTGAGGCGGTGTTGTCTGCTCGATCGAGTGCAGCGGACGCCGACATGACCCATGGAACGGCCATTACGTCGTCGTTCTACCCCGACCCCCAGACTCATGTTGAGCCGGTGAGATATGGGCGGGGCTCGAGCCTGCTGGCGCTCCTGAATGCTCACCTTGTGGATCCCGTGGAGGGGATCCCGCGCTGGCGGGCGGCACTCCAGACGTACCGCACGCTTGGATGGCGTGCCGCGCTGCGGATGCACTCGGTGTCGCGTTGGGCGGAACAATCAGTCATTGTGCTGGTCATGCAATCGCTGGACAACTCGCTGAGCACCTACTTGAAGCGCGGGTTGTTCGGTCAGCGCATGACCACGCGGCAGGGGCGGGGCGAACCAAATCCTGAATGGATCCCCACTGCACACCGCGTTGCCCGTGACCTTTCACGCCGCGTGGACGGCCTGGCTGGCGGCTCCTCGGCGGATCTGATCGGGATCCCCATGACGGCTCACTTCATTGGTGGCTGTGTCATTGGGACCTCCATTACCGAGGGGGTGATCGACCCATACCAGCGTGTCTTCGGCTACGACGGGCTGCATATAGCCGATGGCTCCGCGGTAACGGCCAACCTCGGGGTGAACCCATCGCTGACCATCACGGCGCAAGCCGAACGAGCCATGTCATTCTGGCCCAACCGAGGAGATGCTGATCCGCGGCCGCGCCTCGGGGAGACGTATCAGCGCATCGACGCCGTGGCGCCGGTCAGTCCAGTGGTGCCCAAGACAGCCCCCGGCGCTCTGCGTCTGCCCGTGCGGCTCCCACTGCCCGTTGTCCGTCCAGAAGCAGTCCGTGCAGCAGCCGTCCGTCCAGAACCCGGCACCCCATGA
- a CDS encoding TetR/AcrR family transcriptional regulator, translating into MDHTPRTRLSPDARRQQILDAAAELYRDRRYDDVSLEELAAAAGVARGLLHHYFGSKRELFLAVMTASARLPLEQLPDLAGRPIAERATLTMSWILDGAQAYGQSWVNASGAEQRNLDNDVQALVDAADDRAARFMLDALGLPDDAGLRPRLRPVAAFTKALCREWLQRQTLTREDVLELSTAAVLRAVRVT; encoded by the coding sequence ATGGACCACACTCCGAGGACTCGCCTGAGCCCGGATGCGCGTCGGCAGCAGATACTGGACGCCGCCGCCGAGCTCTACCGCGATCGCCGCTACGACGATGTCTCCCTGGAAGAACTCGCCGCCGCGGCAGGCGTTGCGCGTGGTTTGCTGCACCACTACTTCGGATCGAAGCGAGAGCTCTTTCTGGCGGTCATGACCGCCTCCGCTCGGCTGCCTCTTGAGCAACTTCCCGATCTTGCGGGCCGGCCCATCGCAGAGCGTGCCACGTTGACCATGTCATGGATCCTGGATGGCGCGCAGGCGTACGGGCAGAGTTGGGTCAACGCCTCCGGCGCCGAGCAGCGGAACCTTGACAATGATGTTCAAGCGCTCGTCGACGCCGCCGATGACCGTGCCGCCCGCTTCATGCTCGATGCACTGGGACTTCCCGACGATGCAGGATTACGTCCACGGCTCCGCCCGGTGGCCGCCTTCACGAAAGCGCTCTGCCGAGAGTGGTTGCAGCGTCAAACCCTGACTCGCGAGGATGTCCTGGAACTCAGCACGGCGGCGGTACTACGCGCCGTACGGGTGACCTAA
- a CDS encoding flavin-containing monooxygenase, whose protein sequence is MPRIGIIGSGFGATAVAAEFLRHGYSDVRLWERSAAIGGVWRDNIYPGAACDVPSPFYSFSFAPSKLWPRRYAEQPDILAYLRAVAHREGVASRTRLSTEVRGAQWSGTAWNVRFADGTHEEVDVLISAVGQLSNPAIPAIPGAESFQGPAFHSAQWPAGLDLTGRRVSVIGAAATAVQAVPQLAPIAERVTLYQRTPNYIWPKPDGRYPLWYRPFAARIERPFFQWLGEQFSRALEDGSFAARVSRSVTRFHLRRQVADPALRAALTPDYPIGCRRILFSNNFYPALCRENVDLVTEGIARIRPDGIETIEGAFHHADAIVYATGFDAQGFLRGIIVTGSDGVDLHQHWAQGARAHLGIYVPGFPNLLLSYGPNTNLGGSSIIRMLEAQASHMRQSVDYMVSTGAKTLEATESAEQAWDNAVQGALSTSAWTRCDSWYRDPGSGRITSNWPGGTTSYVERTRVLEPSEFTFGR, encoded by the coding sequence ATGCCGCGCATTGGGATCATCGGCTCCGGGTTCGGCGCCACAGCGGTCGCGGCCGAATTCCTCCGACACGGATATAGCGATGTGCGACTCTGGGAACGCTCTGCTGCGATAGGTGGCGTCTGGCGTGACAATATCTACCCCGGGGCTGCGTGCGATGTACCCTCCCCGTTCTATTCCTTCTCCTTTGCTCCTTCGAAGCTGTGGCCGCGGCGCTACGCCGAGCAGCCAGACATCCTGGCGTACCTGCGCGCTGTGGCCCACCGCGAAGGTGTAGCCTCCCGTACGCGACTGAGTACCGAGGTGCGCGGCGCGCAGTGGAGCGGTACCGCTTGGAACGTGAGGTTTGCCGACGGCACGCATGAGGAGGTCGATGTCCTCATCAGCGCTGTGGGCCAGCTATCCAACCCCGCTATCCCGGCGATCCCGGGAGCCGAGAGCTTCCAGGGCCCGGCGTTCCACTCGGCGCAGTGGCCGGCCGGCCTTGACCTCACCGGGCGTCGGGTTTCGGTGATCGGAGCCGCGGCGACGGCTGTGCAGGCGGTGCCGCAGCTAGCCCCCATCGCCGAACGCGTCACGCTGTATCAACGCACCCCCAACTACATCTGGCCCAAACCCGATGGCCGCTACCCCCTCTGGTACCGTCCGTTCGCCGCCCGGATTGAACGCCCGTTCTTCCAGTGGCTCGGCGAACAATTCTCCCGGGCCCTCGAGGACGGCTCATTCGCCGCTCGCGTGAGCCGTTCCGTGACGCGATTCCACTTGCGGCGGCAGGTCGCAGATCCTGCCCTGCGCGCTGCCCTCACCCCGGACTACCCCATCGGGTGCCGGCGCATCCTGTTCTCCAACAACTTCTATCCGGCGCTGTGCCGGGAGAATGTAGACCTTGTCACCGAGGGGATAGCCCGTATCCGCCCAGACGGCATTGAAACCATCGAGGGCGCATTTCATCACGCAGATGCCATTGTCTACGCCACCGGGTTCGATGCCCAGGGGTTCCTGCGGGGCATCATCGTCACCGGATCCGACGGCGTGGACTTACACCAGCACTGGGCGCAGGGCGCCAGGGCGCACCTGGGAATCTACGTCCCCGGGTTTCCCAATTTGCTTTTGTCCTACGGCCCCAACACGAACCTGGGCGGAAGCTCCATCATCCGGATGCTGGAGGCGCAAGCGTCCCACATGCGCCAAAGCGTGGACTACATGGTGTCCACCGGCGCGAAGACCCTCGAGGCGACGGAATCCGCCGAACAGGCCTGGGACAACGCGGTCCAAGGCGCGCTATCCACGTCTGCATGGACGCGTTGTGACAGCTGGTACAGAGACCCTGGATCGGGGCGCATCACCTCGAATTGGCCAGGGGGCACCACCAGCTACGTGGAGCGCACCCGAGTGCTCGAACCGTCCGAGTTCACGTTTGGGCGCTAA